The following are encoded in a window of Episyrphus balteatus chromosome X, idEpiBalt1.1, whole genome shotgun sequence genomic DNA:
- the LOC129920578 gene encoding uncharacterized protein LOC129920578 isoform X2, giving the protein MNKLCRQLSIESPGSIVKNCVFNFYVPIQDTPVKGARVKIVCAGACYKRNRSASISSMSSVSSELSDYNPTTPAAQQQQQQQQQQSSPAHQGFREGSLFPGFEVAGVIECLGDEVDSDCPLKIGQRVIVYPFDEDPAGYAELMVVPDLKYIVPIPDELPMSVAAMLPTGALLAMNAVFKAHSVVTKILEDRKERCVEDKKCKILIVGTGGLALWAVRIASYHFATSGANNLVDITVASLRDEGFRLATEIKNVNVVQWNECLYEPQLIERTKNVCGGAVDVVIDFGTTSRSLHRSINCLSMGGVVLISEEVAEKLLPKFARLASENQQEIIPISNGSIQQLHDLVQLVANNKIQPPPYSVFPCDQASDVVQKLCNSEIPGRAILRFHDIE; this is encoded by the exons ATGAACAAATTGTGTCGTCAATTGTCAATTGAGTCACCTGGATCAATTGTCAAAAACTGCGTATTCAATTTCTATGTTCCGATTCAAGATACTCCAGTTAAAGGTGCTCGTGTTAAAATTGTTTGTGCTGGAGCATGTTACAAACGCAATCGATCTGCTTCGATCTCTTCAATGTCATCAGTTTCATCAGAGCTTAGTGATTATAATCCAACAACACCAGCAGCtcaacagcagcaacagcagcagcagcaacaatcATCGCCAGCACATCAAGGATTTCGAGAGGGATCACTTTTCCCAGGATTCGAAGTGGCTGGAGTAATTGAATGTTTGGGTGATGAGGTCGATTCAGATTGTCCTTTGAAAATTGGACAGCGTGTTATTGTCTATCCATTTGATGAGGATCCAGCTGGATATGCTGAATTAATGGTTGTTCCCGATTTAAAATATATCGTACCAATTCCTGATGAATTACCAATGAGTGTAGCTGCAATGTTGCCAACTGGCGCATTATTGGCTATGAATGCTGTATTTAAAGCTCATTCAGTTGTTACAAAGATTCTTGAAGATCGCAAAGAACGTTGCGTCGaagataaaaaatgtaaaattctaATTGTTGGCACAGGTGGTTTGGCATTGTGGGCAGTTAGAATTGCCTCATATCACTTTGCTACTTCGGGTGCAAACAATTTAGTTGACATAACTGTTGCCAGTTTGCGAGATGAAGGTTTTCGTTTGGCTACCGAGATAAAAAA tgTTAACGTTGTGCAATGGAATGAATGTTTGTACGAGCCACAATTAattgaaagaacaaaaaatgtatgCGGTGGAGCTGTTGACGTTGTCATTGATTTTGGAACAACATCAAGAAGTCTACATCGTTCTATAAATTGCTTGTCAATG GGAGGAGTTGTTCTCATAAGCGAGGAAGTTGCTGAAAAACTTCTTCCCAAATTCGCACGTCTTGCAAGTGAAAACCAACAAGAAATAATACCAATATCAAATGGCAGtatacaacaactacatgatcTTGTGCAATTGGTTGCTAATAACAAA attcagcCACCGCCATATTCAGTATTTCCATGTGATCAAGCATCCGATGTTGTACAAAAACTTTGCAATTCAGAAATACCTGGACGGGCAATACTTCGCTTTCATGACATTGAATGA
- the LOC129920578 gene encoding uncharacterized protein LOC129920578 isoform X1 — MAAEIYSQSESGNDHFKMNKLCRQLSIESPGSIVKNCVFNFYVPIQDTPVKGARVKIVCAGACYKRNRSASISSMSSVSSELSDYNPTTPAAQQQQQQQQQQSSPAHQGFREGSLFPGFEVAGVIECLGDEVDSDCPLKIGQRVIVYPFDEDPAGYAELMVVPDLKYIVPIPDELPMSVAAMLPTGALLAMNAVFKAHSVVTKILEDRKERCVEDKKCKILIVGTGGLALWAVRIASYHFATSGANNLVDITVASLRDEGFRLATEIKNVNVVQWNECLYEPQLIERTKNVCGGAVDVVIDFGTTSRSLHRSINCLSMGGVVLISEEVAEKLLPKFARLASENQQEIIPISNGSIQQLHDLVQLVANNKIQPPPYSVFPCDQASDVVQKLCNSEIPGRAILRFHDIE, encoded by the exons aaacGATCATTTCAAAATGAACAAATTGTGTCGTCAATTGTCAATTGAGTCACCTGGATCAATTGTCAAAAACTGCGTATTCAATTTCTATGTTCCGATTCAAGATACTCCAGTTAAAGGTGCTCGTGTTAAAATTGTTTGTGCTGGAGCATGTTACAAACGCAATCGATCTGCTTCGATCTCTTCAATGTCATCAGTTTCATCAGAGCTTAGTGATTATAATCCAACAACACCAGCAGCtcaacagcagcaacagcagcagcagcaacaatcATCGCCAGCACATCAAGGATTTCGAGAGGGATCACTTTTCCCAGGATTCGAAGTGGCTGGAGTAATTGAATGTTTGGGTGATGAGGTCGATTCAGATTGTCCTTTGAAAATTGGACAGCGTGTTATTGTCTATCCATTTGATGAGGATCCAGCTGGATATGCTGAATTAATGGTTGTTCCCGATTTAAAATATATCGTACCAATTCCTGATGAATTACCAATGAGTGTAGCTGCAATGTTGCCAACTGGCGCATTATTGGCTATGAATGCTGTATTTAAAGCTCATTCAGTTGTTACAAAGATTCTTGAAGATCGCAAAGAACGTTGCGTCGaagataaaaaatgtaaaattctaATTGTTGGCACAGGTGGTTTGGCATTGTGGGCAGTTAGAATTGCCTCATATCACTTTGCTACTTCGGGTGCAAACAATTTAGTTGACATAACTGTTGCCAGTTTGCGAGATGAAGGTTTTCGTTTGGCTACCGAGATAAAAAA tgTTAACGTTGTGCAATGGAATGAATGTTTGTACGAGCCACAATTAattgaaagaacaaaaaatgtatgCGGTGGAGCTGTTGACGTTGTCATTGATTTTGGAACAACATCAAGAAGTCTACATCGTTCTATAAATTGCTTGTCAATG GGAGGAGTTGTTCTCATAAGCGAGGAAGTTGCTGAAAAACTTCTTCCCAAATTCGCACGTCTTGCAAGTGAAAACCAACAAGAAATAATACCAATATCAAATGGCAGtatacaacaactacatgatcTTGTGCAATTGGTTGCTAATAACAAA attcagcCACCGCCATATTCAGTATTTCCATGTGATCAAGCATCCGATGTTGTACAAAAACTTTGCAATTCAGAAATACCTGGACGGGCAATACTTCGCTTTCATGACATTGAATGA
- the LOC129920571 gene encoding uncharacterized protein LOC129920571, whose amino-acid sequence MGNSGSVNHMQSAGLKELHNYYQAQSNDDDGGGAGINDFTFTRGEQKYPAGGGRPMSIHQSQISRIPSSNRLTSSPSGVNNNINNNQIKVLPKLNENLRLRSTTNGAILHSGGTISGRRESLLPLPLTQPLERSRTFISGISEDDEESRNKNPPAHMMMMMMQRRSQTQLDIDVRKRNPISRSTMLDENVLPKRFSSNLDLRSSATANMETYSNETYQKLSKAKIRTKKRKAPQIPPTEKVPIVEQNFDLDRRQRLFKTKTETNAINNRQQQPINKQSERERERRRCQEPSSPVMMRSKLHPGFRREKSFDAKLLSSEMTRQTEANSQREFNPLVIDAATKRKSLQITKRTLATSTSHSQHPIAVNEIEKSDFKMELEAATKFRFSSMTTVARATTTTEPSARQTRVLNEDKPKPLLPSREIQSKIPQLKKTFYFGMENSKRKSLPATRMTNTTTTTDSSQKIAKPSSSLSSPSQSPLDTNFTPKDNDENENETYSLKHKCGDSKIRNDNGIQLNVRPTLPRRQLEIPRFSPVAAWRTLSASDEQQQHLKEQNAATSFNSPSPSVNTAIAIEATNNTFLIEDRIHRTYRDPCPFYPDNKSGDSGISGDDGYIVEKPIQPRNLQNCCNQSDNFDSKYPTPVMDEMVAPPMKVVGPFLTAWTPKQDLDEDDTSSDGDGNGNEMTINMPDIYDSPTSPHVFSLSLPRENQHSAVYGEKNTPPDFRSLQKLKRTTSGDLNDINCGCTNSSDSQHNLLLHASSGGGGGKGAGDVSLNNFRSDNWVLSKTTRMTTASTYLNNDPNSANHPMDCSSKVIDGGNNYFDLSVSVQPMSLGSLATGKHVMYLPNRTTGESEFKRQSIAPVAIRPPPGDNLMSSKYDKSFEDSLCNSNIPMRNKRFSFQSSVRQVERRRLAEKLSKEADQKEALRKSELEAMRRVEEEFQKKRAYEKASIRQQLRLYSMDDDNFISLPNLNDYRAEPDGAVSSASESPPAPIFHQTPTTIRIGRNFEYPNRGSDLEIVSSNS is encoded by the exons ATGGGAAACTCTGGCAGTGTGAACCATATGCAATCGGCTGGTTTAAAGGAACTCCACAATTATTATCAAGCCCAATCGAACGACGATGATGGTGGTGGTGCTGGAATTAATGACTTCACATTTACAAGAGGTGAACAAAAGTACCCTGCAGGTGGTGGTAGACCGATGTCAATTCACCAATCACAAATCTCTCGCATACCATCGAGTAATCGGTTGACATCTTCTCCTTCTGGagtaaataataatataaataataatcaaaTCAAAGTCTTgccaaaattaaatgaaaatcttCGATTGAGATCAACAACAAATGGTGCTATTTTACATTCAGGTGGAACAATAAGTGGTCGTAGGGAATCATTGTTGCCATTGCCATTGACACAGCCGCTAGAAAGATCTAGAACATTTATAAGTGGAATTTCGGAAGATGACGAAGAGTCAAGAAATAAGAATCCCCCAGCtcatatgatgatgatgatgatgcaacGTCGCTCCCAGACTCAACTCGATATAGATGTACGAAAAAGAAATCCCATTAGCAGGAGCACTATGCTAGATGAAAATGTCCTCCCCAAACGATTTAGTTCAAATCTTGATTTGAGATCATCAGCTACTGCAAATATGGAGACTTATTCCAATGAGACATACCAAAAGCTATCAAAGGCAAAAATAAGAACTAAAAAGAGAAAAGCTCCTCAAATTCCGCCAACAGAGAAAGTACCAATTGTCGAACAAAACTTCGACTTGGACAGAAGACAAAGGTTATTCAAAactaaaaccgaaacaaatgcAATTAATAATAGACAACAACAACCGATAAACAAACAAAGTGAACGGGAGAGGGAGCGGCGGCGATGTCAGGAACCTTCATCACCAGTTATGATGAGATCTAAATTGCATCCTGGATTTCGAAGAGAAAAATCATTTGATGCCAAATTGTTATCATCAGAGATGACAAGGCAAACAGAAGCAAACTCACAGCGAGAGTTTAATCCATTAGTTATTGATGCTGCAACCAAAAGAAAATCACTGCAAATAACAAAGCGAACTTTAGCAACATCAACATCACATTCACAGCACCCAATTGCTGTGAACGAAATAGAGAAATCTGATTTTAAAATGGAACTTGAAGCTGCTACAAAATTCCGTTTTTCTTCAATGACAACGGTGGCGAGAGCAACGACGACGACAGAGCCATCTGCTCGCCAAACTCGAGTGCTCAATGAAGACAAACCAAAACCATTGTTGCCATCTAGAGAAATTCAATCAAAGATTCCACAATTAAAAAAGACCTTCTACTTTGGAATGGAGAACTCTAAACGAAAATCATTGCCAGCAACAAGAATGACAAATACGACAACGACGACTGATTCTAGCCAAAAAATTGCCaagccatcatcatcattatcatcaccATCACAATCACCATTAGACACGAATTTCACGCCAAAAGACaatgatgaaaatgaaaatgaaacttattcCTTAAAACATAAATGTGGTGATAGTAAAATAAGAAATGACAACGGAATTCAACTGAATGTCCGGCCTACGCTTCCACGTCGCCAATTGGAAATTCCTCGATTTAGCCCCGTTGCAGCTTGGAGGACTTTGTCTGCATCCgacgaacaacaacaacacctaAAGGAACAAAATGCCGCAACATCTTTCAATAGCCCCTCACCATCCGTAAATACAGCCATCGCCATCGAAGCAACAAACAACACATTTCTAATAGAAGATCGAATTCATCGCACCTATCGTGATCCATGTCCGTTTTATCCGGATAATAAAAGCGGTGACAGCGGAATATCCGGTGATGATGGCTACATTGTGGAGAAACCAATCCAGCcaagaaatttgcaaaattgCTGTAATCAATCAGAtaattttgatagtaaataCCCTACTCCGGTGATGGATGAGATGGTGGCGCCACCTATGAAAGTTGTGGGACCATTTTTGACAGCTTGGACACCAAAACAGGATTTAGATGAAGACGACACTAGTTCGGATGGTGATGGCAATGGCAATGAAATGACAATAAACATGCCAGATATCTATGACAGTCCTACTTCACCGCATGTATTTAGCCTATCATTGCCAAGAGAGAATCAACACTCTGCTGTCTATGGAGAAAAG AATACACCACCAGACTTTAGAAGCTTGCAGAAGCTTAAGCGTACCACTTCGGGTGACTTAAATGACATCAATTGTGGCTGCACTAATTCATCAGACTCGCAACATAATTTGCTGCTGCATGCAAGTAGTGGCGGTGGGGGAGGGAAAGGGGCAGGAGATGTTTCTTTGAACAATTTTCGCAGTGATAATTGGGTTCTAAGTAAAACCACCCGAATGACAACAGCTTCCACATACCTTAACAATGATCCCAATAGTGCTAATCATCCAATGGATTGTTCTTCAAAAGTGATCGATGGCGgcaataattattttgatttgtctGTTTCCGTTCAACCAATGTCTTTGGGCAGTCTGGCTACTGGAAAGCACGTAATGTACTTGCCCAATAGGACTACGGGTGAAAGTGAATTCAAACGACAATCAATAGCACCAGTTGCGATTAGGCCGCCCCCTGGTGACAATTTAATGTCATCTAAATATGATAAAAGCTTTGAGGATTCATTATGTAATAGCAAT atTCCAATGCGAAATAAACGCTTTAGCTTTCAAAGTTCTGTAAGGCAAGTTGAACGTCGTCGCCTAGCAGAGAAGCTGTCAAAAGAAGCCGATCAAAAAGAAGCCCTTCGAAAGAGTGAACTTGAAGCAATGAGAAG agttGAAGAAGAATTCCAGAAAAAACGTGCCTATGAAAAGGCATCTATTCGGCAACAACTACGATTATATTCCATGGATGATGACAATTTTATAAGTCTTCCAAACCTAAACGATTATCGAGCTGAGCCTGATGGTGCTGTATCAAGTGCTTCGGAGTCACCTCCTGCTCCCATATTCCATCAAACACCCACAACAATTAGAATTGGGAGAAATTTTGAATATCCTAATCGGGGGAGTGATTTAGAGATTGTATcttcaaattcataa